The Synechococcus sp. BL107 nucleotide sequence ATGCTGTCCACGCAGTGATACACGGACCCACTGAAATTATTGAGGGCCAAATACAACCGAGTGAGCGGGTTGTAGCTCCAAAGCAGCGGCTTGTGAAAACGCAGCAACCTGAGCACGAAGGCCAAGCCAGCGCGAAACAAACCTCGATTGAGTGTTAACGCACGGCCCTTGGTTCCTCCTGGCAATACGGCCGGGGACCAAACCCATAGGTTTTGTCGCACCTGACGCGGTGGCCGCAACATTCTTTGAAGCCGCCGCACAATCCTCAACCCATCGGATGTGCTGGCCCGAGGAGGACGCAAGCCAAGGGATTCGACGTAGAGAACTCGGTGTCCGTTTTCCACCAAACTCAGAGCCGTGTGCTGCTTGTTGGTCCAGAGCGGATGATCCCAATCAGCCGTTGCAAGAACAACAAAATCAGCCATAGCGATCAGGTGGCTTCAAACTGCGTCATTTCACGGAACGATTCCGACTGCGCGCACAAGGCATCGAAATCGCCAGCGGCTTTAATCACACCATTTTCAATCTCATAAATACGATCGCATTTGCGAACAGTCGATAAACGATGCGCAATCACAATGGTCGTACAACGTCGTCCGACTAAATCCAGAGCTTGCATCACATCGTTCTCAGTTTTATTATCCAAAGCACTCGTCGCTTCATCTAGGACTAATACTTTGGCACCACGATAAAAAGCACGAGCTAATGACAATCTCTGTCGCTGACCTCCAGAGAGTTTGATTCCATTCTCACCAATCATGGTAAATAAGCCATAGGGCATATCAGAGACGACATCATCAAATTGGGCATTCTCTAAAGCAGACCAGATTTGGTCATCATCAATATTTTCAGGGTCGATACCAAAGGCCACATTTTCACGAATACTCGTGTCAAGCAAACGAATATCTTGTGGAACCAAAGCGCAATTAGCCTGCCAAGCCGGCAACTCCTCTGGCATCAAGGGAACACCATCCAAACGCAGTCCTCCCTCACTGGGGTGATACAAACCCAAAAGCAGATGGGCCAACGTTGTTTTTCCACTTCCCGTTCGACCGACCAAAGCGATGCGTGATCCCACAGGAATCGTGAGATCAATCTGAGATAGAACATCCCGGTCGCTTCCGGCATAGCGGAAACTGACCTGCCGGAGCTGAATCGACTGACGTGGCCTCACCCCAGATGCCGTCGGGATGCTGGGCGACGTCGACTCCATCCGCACAGGTCGAAGTGCCAAGAGCTCAAGAGCGTCTTGAATTTCTGGCAATCCACCCCGCAATTTGTTGATATTACGGAAGGTGTTCTGCATCGGCGCAGAAATTCTCAAAAGTGTGCCAAGAACTGCCGCAAGGGTAGGAATCGCCTGGCGTACATCTCCAACATCTCCATTAAAAACAGCTGGCCCTAAACCAAGAACAAATAAAATTGTGATTCCAGCTGGCTCGATGACATAGCGGGGAACATCAGGAAGCAGTTTTGTGATTCGGTCATAGCGCTTTGCAATCAGACCATCACGGGAAAAGCGGCCAATAAAAAATTGATCAGCGGAATACAACTGAACATCACGCATGGAACGCAACGATTCCATCAGCAGCAAATTAATCCTGCGGGAATAACGTACCCGTTGCTTCGTCGCGAAGCGCAGGTAGGGAATGATTAACTTCGACGCCAAGCCATAGGCCAATAACATCAAGCTAAACATTGCCAACGCAGGCAAACCAAGAACAAGAACAACACCAACCAACAAGACCACCACAGACAATGCATTACCTGCGATGGTGATCATTGGACTCACCACAGATGTGGATACTTTATTGAGGATTCGATTGAAGGTTTCCGAAAGATTAGCTGTTCGATGTTGAGTGAAAAATTCATAATTTTGCAACATCAAATTGCGATAAACCTTATTAACGAGATCATT carries:
- a CDS encoding ABC transporter ATP-binding protein — encoded protein: MPVRSQTWRDLSRLLKELPASRVRFLIVVLLASFLQGLMDILLVGLLARLVGLMAGVKLTDQIPGIRVFGGGILDQAGWLLGLLIVAFWVTSAIRFGVAYLQSMLSAEIWNDLVNKVYRNLMLQNYEFFTQHRTANLSETFNRILNKVSTSVVSPMITIAGNALSVVVLLVGVVLVLGLPALAMFSLMLLAYGLASKLIIPYLRFATKQRVRYSRRINLLLMESLRSMRDVQLYSADQFFIGRFSRDGLIAKRYDRITKLLPDVPRYVIEPAGITILFVLGLGPAVFNGDVGDVRQAIPTLAAVLGTLLRISAPMQNTFRNINKLRGGLPEIQDALELLALRPVRMESTSPSIPTASGVRPRQSIQLRQVSFRYAGSDRDVLSQIDLTIPVGSRIALVGRTGSGKTTLAHLLLGLYHPSEGGLRLDGVPLMPEELPAWQANCALVPQDIRLLDTSIRENVAFGIDPENIDDDQIWSALENAQFDDVVSDMPYGLFTMIGENGIKLSGGQRQRLSLARAFYRGAKVLVLDEATSALDNKTENDVMQALDLVGRRCTTIVIAHRLSTVRKCDRIYEIENGVIKAAGDFDALCAQSESFREMTQFEAT